The Neurospora crassa OR74A linkage group I, whole genome shotgun sequence genome segment CATCGGGTCGCCCCATCACGCGACCACCGCGCCGCCCTGGACGTCTACCGACCCGTTGACGCCACCGGTCCGCCCAGTTTTTCCTCCGATCGATTGACTACTGCCGTGTGCCGCCCCGGCTGCCACTCCCGTGTTTTGATACGGTTCGGCCATAGGAGCATTTGGCCAGTGAGACCACTTTAGCTCCGAGGACTTTGTACCACAACAccagcacacacacctctatactatactatactatactatactataccaTACAGTCTTCAGTTCTCTCCGTCTCTGCTATTTGATTACCATGGAGAGCCCCGAGTTCTCGGCTGGTATGCGTAACCAGGGCCCCAATGGTGGTCCCCCAAAGCGCAAGCGCAGCATCATGGAAAGCAGCCCTGCTAGCACAGGAGACAACGACCGTGAAGAGCGCGACGATGGTTCTCCCGAGACCAAGGGTGGCCGCCGGCTGCCCGGTGTCAAGCGCGCCTGCAACGAGTGCCGTCAACAAAAGGTATGAATCCAAGAAGATAACTGCCAAGTCACGAACCCTTCTTGCTGACATTTTGTCTTCTTGCAGTTGCGATGCGATGTCGTTCAAGAACCCTTCTCTAGCTGCTCACGATGCAACCGTCTACACCTCGAATGCAAGATCGAATCCAACTTCAAGCGCGTCGGGAAGCGTAGTAAGCATGCCGAGATGGAGAAAGAAATCGAGAGGCTCAGACGCGCGGTGCAAAGCGCAAAATCCCAAGGTTTTGTTgtcgacgaggacgatgacaacaacaccccAGGCAATGCCACGCACTCCCAACTACACTCCCCTGTGATCAACAGCCATTATTCGCACACAAGGAACCCCTCGTTGATGGGCTCCGACGAGGCTGTCTCTTCTCTGCTTCACCTGAAGCGGGGAGGCTCCTATGCCATGCCCAGGATCGTGCGTGAGCTTGAAGACTTCAGGATAACAGAAGATGACGAAGGCGTTTTGTTTAACGACTACTTCCACTATTATCATCCATTCCTCCCATTCCTCAACCCCCATCAGACCCCAGACCAGTACTACCAACAGTATCCTTTGCTTTACTGGGCCATAGTGGCCGTGGCTAGCAGGCGCTATGGCCACGATCGATCATTCTTGACAAAGCTATCCAGCCCTCTGACAAGATTGCTCTGGACTACCATCGGCGAGGTGCCTCAAAGCTACTTTGCTGTCAAGGCGCTGTGCCTCCTCTGCACATGGCCTCTTCCGACCAgcacatcatcatccgacCCGACCCACATTCTGGGTGGTGTCCTGATGAAGACGGCTACCGGTCTGGGCCTTCATCGGCCAAATCACATGAACGACTTCTCAAGGGTGCCTATAGAGCTCAACAAGGAGGGTCTTCATGATAGAATCAAGACGTGGGCCGTCGCCAATATCGTGGCGCAGGCTGTAGGCACAGGCTATGGTCAACCTGCAACAACCTTATACGACTGGACATTGGCTACTCGCCAAGGCGATACAAGTCCTGCTTCGCTAGGCCCAGAGCTCGAGGCTAGACTCCAGATCGAACGCTTTTGCGATAAGGTCTCCAAGGAGATGTACAGCAATGCTAGCGATCCTAGGGGCGTTGCAGGCGATGAGCATCGAGCCATGTTGATGCGCGTTTATCGTCGCGATTATAACGAGCTGGCTGCTTCCGTCTTGTCCAAGGGTGTCTCGCCGGTCGTCAACCTCCATCTCAAGGCTGCTGGCCTCCATCTACGCCTTGCAGGCTTTTTCGATTCCAACAACTCACCCAACTACCTGGATGATCTTATGGGGCTCTGGAGAGCTACGACGAGCTTCCTCGACTTCATCTTGGATGGCGACCCGTCTTGCCACGATCACTATTCTTACCAATACCGCGATCAGTACATGCTCAAGTACGCCTCCAATTTTATCCAGCAGATGCTGGTAGCTGCCGGGTTCTCACTGCTCAAGCTACTGcgctccttcttcgccaAAATTATTGATTTTGATCGCGGACGGGAACTCTTCCACAGAACCATCCAGGCCATCCGGACCACAAGCGTCATACAGAACGATCTTTATTGGAGATTGGCTGAGCTCATGGTCCAGATATGGAATGGCGCTGGTAGGGAGAACCCAAACGCATATCGGCCAGATGGAACCGACCCGGTGGTGGACGACAGTCTACAACTCAAGGTGAGATGTAGACACAGCATGAGTCTGGTATTCGATTCGATTTGGCACTGGAGGGAAGAGTACCAAGCCAGGGGGAGAGGTACACTTGATGGTAAGTCTTTCTCTTTGTTATTGGACTGTTCCTCATTTGGCGAAACACTGCTCCCAGTTGCTAAAAACAAGTGTTTGGCACAGCCCTCAAGCAACCCACAAATCCTGATTCAGCTAATGAATCATCAGCCTCTTCGACACATCTCGATAGTACGCTAGCACCGCCCTCTCACGGTATACCGAACCTTGgccttgccgccgccgcctcgaaCGGATCCATCACACCCGGAGGAGGATCAACTACCATGGGTGGAAACCAGCAACTCATGGGCATGAACGGCTTCGATACCCTCGACGTCTGGGATCCCCAACACTGGATGCTCGATGGCCTGCTCGACTTCAACTACACGTTTGTCCCTCCGATAGAAGGCGCTTAGGAGCCCCTTTTACGACCAGGAAACGGAACGTCTTGATGCATACCCACGAttagccgccgccgtcgatgTCCGAATATCTTTAACGCGTACTAAATGGATTCATATTATACAGAGCTTCAACACTCGATTACACAGTATcaccatcagcatcagcatcagcaaaTTGTTTTCTTCGATCAGCATGCTCTTTCATAATTCATGTGTTGCATTTTCAGTTTGCTTTTCATTTTTCCAACAAGTATACCCCGTTTTTTATGCACATAATGAGACTAAAAATCTCTGGGATAATGGGGTTCGGgatttgcttttttttttcgctttGGTTCGGGATGACGGTAGGCTGGGAAAATTTACTAGGGCGGAACTCAAAAATCAAAATTGGCGAAGTGTCTTGAGACTATGTCCAAGACGATGGAAcaagttatataattttcttcATATTCAGCGTAGTCGTAGTGTGAcacaaaagaagagaaggtgtTATCATGGTGTGTCTTCTACATAGCTCATGTCTGGCATCGACGAGAGAAAGCTCGTAATTGCATTGTGTTTCATACTCAAAATTGCAAAGTTCAGTTGCATTCCCTTCCTCAGTACTGCCTCGCAAGACTCAACATTATAATCACAGAAAACTTTTTACGAACCCTACGTACTTTTCTCCATCGCGACAACCCAGAAGTCATCCACGGCCCGTCATATCATCACTGGAATTTTCACTTTCCTATCCATCCAGGCGCGACATGTCCCGAGGAATCAACActgacaacaacgacaacaacaacaacaacaacaacaaaaaaaaaaaaggcggatTCCCACATCGCGAAAACGTACCCGCCATCGCCCCTACCCTCCGACATCTGGCCACATCTCTCGCCACAAATTTAGCACACACAAAGAACCAATTGCTCAGCTCCATAACGTCACCGACTCACCAAAGTCAATCAATTCCGATGGTGTTCAAACAcaacaaacacacacacacactcacacacacatcATTATTACCTAAGCGCCGTTGCTGCGCCGCtggagtgtgtgtgtgccgCTGGGCTGGGCGCGCGCGCCGTtggtggtttttttttttttttttctcccccgGCTCGGTTCGGTTTGTCGGGTCGTGATCGTCGTTCCTTACACCCAGCGCAGCGGAAGCCGGAataagacgaggaggagttgtGTGTGTACATGTATCTCTAGGG includes the following:
- the vad-2 gene encoding VAD-2 encodes the protein MESPEFSAGMRNQGPNGGPPKRKRSIMESSPASTGDNDREERDDGSPETKGGRRLPGVKRACNECRQQKLRCDVVQEPFSSCSRCNRLHLECKIESNFKRVGKRSKHAEMEKEIERLRRAVQSAKSQGFVVDEDDDNNTPGNATHSQLHSPVINSHYSHTRNPSLMGSDEAVSSLLHLKRGGSYAMPRIVRELEDFRITEDDEGVLFNDYFHYYHPFLPFLNPHQTPDQYYQQYPLLYWAIVAVASRRYGHDRSFLTKLSSPLTRLLWTTIGEVPQSYFAVKALCLLCTWPLPTSTSSSDPTHILGGVLMKTATGLGLHRPNHMNDFSRVPIELNKEGLHDRIKTWAVANIVAQAVGTGYGQPATTLYDWTLATRQGDTSPASLGPELEARLQIERFCDKVSKEMYSNASDPRGVAGDEHRAMLMRVYRRDYNELAASVLSKGVSPVVNLHLKAAGLHLRLAGFFDSNNSPNYLDDLMGLWRATTSFLDFILDGDPSCHDHYSYQYRDQYMLKYASNFIQQMLVAAGFSLLKLLRSFFAKIIDFDRGRELFHRTIQAIRTTSVIQNDLYWRLAELMVQIWNGAGRENPNAYRPDGTDPVVDDSLQLKVRCRHSMSLVFDSIWHWREEYQARGRGTLDALKQPTNPDSANESSASSTHLDSTLAPPSHGIPNLGLAAAASNGSITPGGGSTTMGGNQQLMGMNGFDTLDVWDPQHWMLDGLLDFNYTFVPPIEGA
- the vad-2 gene encoding VAD-2, variant, encoding MESPEFSAGMRNQGPNGGPPKRKRSIMESSPASTGDNDREERDDGSPETKGGRRLPGVKRACNECRQQKLRCDVVQEPFSSCSRCNRLHLECKIESNFKRVGKRSKHAEMEKEIERLRRAVQSAKSQGFVVDEDDDNNTPGNATHSQLHSPVINSHYSHTRNPSLMGSDEAVSSLLHLKRGGSYAMPRIVRELEDFRITEDDEGVLFNDYFHYYHPFLPFLNPHQTPDQYYQQYPLLYWAIVAVASRRYGHDRSFLTKLSSPLTRLLWTTIGEVPQSYFAVKALCLLCTWPLPTSTSSSDPTHILGGVLMKTATGLGLHRPNHMNDFSRVPIELNKEGLHDRIKTWAVANIVAQAVGTGYGQPATTLYDWTLATRQGDTSPASLGPELEARLQIERFCDKVSKEMYSNASDPRGVAGDEHRAMLMRVYRRDYNELAASVLSKGVSPVVNLHLKAAGLHLRLAGFFDSNNSPNYLDDLMGLWRATTSFLDFILDGDPSCHDHYSYQYRDQYMLKYASNFIQQMLVAAGFSLLKLLRSFFAKIIDFDRGRELFHRTIQAIRTTSVIQNDLYWRLAELMVQIWNGAGRENPNAYRPDGTDPVVDDSLQLKVRCRHSMSLVFDSIWHWREEYQARGRGTLDASSTHLDSTLAPPSHGIPNLGLAAAASNGSITPGGGSTTMGGNQQLMGMNGFDTLDVWDPQHWMLDGLLDFNYTFVPPIEGA